From one Thunnus maccoyii chromosome 6, fThuMac1.1, whole genome shotgun sequence genomic stretch:
- the LOC121899547 gene encoding odorant receptor 131-2-like gives MADNNSLVDGQALMRKINDQVILVQVLVTLFLCINFLLITTFFMKHFFYTTMRYILFANTLLSDCLILILTNTMLIMSYFRFTIQTWLCLIVFIVSSLYNFVTPVTLTTMTLERFVAICMPLRHAELCSTRRALHCILIIHGLSSIPCIVFLSVFFASATHSLYTQNRICSVEMFTIHRWQGHLRSAISQFYFLIMFITIVISYIKIMKVAKAASGENKKSTWKGLRTVALHAFQLLLCLIQLWCPVIEAAVLQIDLMLYIDVRYFNYITFYLAPRCLSPLIYGLRDDKFFLALKYYALCGLYKNKSLAFFT, from the coding sequence ATGGCTGACAATAACTCACTGGTTGATGGTCAAGCCTTAATGCGGAAGATCAATGACCAGGTCATTTTAGTTCAGGTTTTGGTGACATTGTTCCTTTGTATCAACTTTCTGCTGATCACAACCTTTTTTATGAAGCATTTCTTCTACACAACAATGCGCTACATCTTATTTGCTAATACATtactgtctgattgtctgattttaattttaacaaatACCATGCTGATCATGAGCTATTTTCGttttaccatacagacatggTTATGTCTCATCGTGTTTATTGTGTCATCTCTGTACAATTTTGTCACACCAGTTACTCTGACAACAATGACCCTGGAGCGCTTTGTGGCCATTTGCATGCCCCTGCGGCATGCAGAGCTGTGTTCCACACGCAGAGCCCTGCACTGCATCCTCATCATTCACGGCCTCAGCTCTATACCCTGCATTGTTTTTCTCTCCGTCTTCTTTGCATCTGCTACTCACAGCTTATACACCCAGAACAGAATATGCTCTGTGGAGATGTTCACAATTCACAGGTGGCAAGGTCATCTTAGGTCAGCTATAAGTCAGTTTTACTTCCTGATCATGTTTATAACCATTGTGATCTCctatattaaaataatgaaagtgGCCAAAGCTGCATCAGGAGAGAATAAAAAGTCAACATGGAAAGGACTCAGGACAGTGGCTCTTCATGCTTTCCAGCTGCTCCTCTGTCTCATCCAGCTGTGGTGCCCTGTCATAGAAGCTGCTGTACTTCAGATTGATTTAATGTTGTACATTGATGTCagatactttaactacattacTTTTTATCTTGCTCCAAGATGTCTGAGTCCTCTCATTTATGGCCTCAGAGATGATAAGTTTTTTCTTGCACTGAAATATTATGCTCTCTGTGGCTTGTACAAGAACAAATCTTTAGCTTTTTTCACTTGA
- the LOC121898987 gene encoding odorant receptor 131-2-like, which produces MADNNSLVGGQPLLRKLNYRVILVQVLVTLFLYINFLLITTFFMKHFFYTTMRYIFFANTLLSDCLILILTNTLLIMSYFPFTIQTWLCLIIYIVLSLYTFVTPVTLTAMTLERFVAICMPLRHAELCSTRRALHCILIIHSLSSIPCIVFLSVFFASATHSFYTQDRICSVEAFTIHRWQGHLRSAISQFYFSIMFITIVISYIKIMKVAKAASGENKKSTWKGLRTVILHAFQLLLCLIQLWCPVIEAAILQIDFMLYIDVRYFNYITFILVPRCLSPLIYGLRDDKFFLALKYYALCGLYKKKSYDFSS; this is translated from the coding sequence atGGCTGATAATAACTCACTGGTTGGTGGTCAACCCTTATTGCGAAAGCTCAATTATCGGGTCATTTTAGTTCAGGTTTTGGTGACATTGTTCCTTTATATCAACTTTCTGCTGATCACAACCTTTTTTATGAAGCATTTCTTCTACACAACCATGCGCTACATCTTCTTTGCTAATACattactgtctgactgtctgattttaattttgacaaATACCTTGCTGATCATGAGCTATTTTCCTTTTACTATACAGACGTGGTTGTGTCTTATTATATACATTGTTTTATCTCTGTACACTTTCGTCACACCAGTTACTCTGACAGCAATGACACTGGAGCGCTTTGTGGCCATTTGCATGCCCCTGCGGCATGCAGAGCTGTGTTCCACACGCAGAGCCCTGCACTGCATCCTCATCATTCACAGCCTCAGCTCCATACCCTgcattgtttttctctctgtcttctttgcATCTGCTACCCACAGCTTCTACACCCAGGACAGAATATGCTCTGTGGAGGCGTTCACAATTCACAGGTGGCAGGGTCATCTTAGGTCAGCTATAAGTCAGTTTTACTTCTCTATCATGTTTATAACCATTGTGATCTCctatattaaaataatgaaagtgGCCAAAGCTGCATCAGGAGAGAATAAAAAGTCAACATGGAAAGGGCTCAGGACAGTTATTCTTCATGCTTTCCAGCTGCTCCTCTGTCTCATCCAGTTATGGTGCCCTGTCATAGAAGCTGCTATACTTCAGATTGATTTCATGTTGTACATTGATGTCagatactttaactacattacTTTTATTCTTGTTCCAAGATGTCTGAGTCCTCTCATTTATGGCCTCAGAGATGACAAGTTTTTTCTTGCACTGAAATATTATGCTCTCTGTGGCTTGTACAAGAAAAAATCTTATGATTTTTCCTCTTGA